The sequence below is a genomic window from Haloferax mediterranei ATCC 33500.
GGGAACAACGGCGGCGTGTCTTCGAGTCGGAAACGACCGACAGGTCGACCCGCCGACGCCCGACTGATAAGGACTGTTGTAACTATTCACCGGTGACCGCCCTCCCGGTGCTGGCGACACCGGTAAGAGACTACAACAGTCCTTATGTATCGCTCGCGACCGCTCCGTCGCGCGCGGAGAACCCACCTGGATTTCCGCGTCCACGGGTCCTTTTTGTAGTCGGGGCATACTCGGGACTGATGACAGCAGCGCTTTTCATCGTCAGCGAGGAAGGATACTGGGGCGAGGAGTGTATCGAACCGCTCACCACACTGAGCGACGCCGGTGTCGACGTAACGGTGGCGACGCCGACGGGCGCGCCGCCGGTCATCGACGAGCGCTCTGTCGACCCCGACTCAGTCGGCAAGGAATTCGCCGAGCACATTCTCGACGTACACGAAACCGACGAGCGACTACAGAACCCCGAGAAAATCGCGCAGGTCGACGCCAACGACTACGACGCCGTGGTCTTTCCCGGCGGTCACGGAACCGCGTGGGATATCAATCAGGACCGACACGCTCGACAGGCGCTCTTGCAGGCCGTCGCCGGTGACGGGAGCAAAGCGCTCGTCGTCTGTCACGCCGTCGGTATCCTCGGATTCACTCGCGAAGCAGACGGGTCGTTCCTCGTCGACGGCCGCGAGGTGACGGGCTTCCCGAACGAATGGGAGGAAGACATTCTCGACGACGACGACCTGATGCCCGACGGTCGGAAACTCCCGTACTGGGTCGAAGACGAAGTCAAGGCCGCAGGCGGTATCTGGGACGCCGAACTCGACAGCGAGACGAGCGTCACCGTCGACGGCGACCTCATCACTGCACGCGGTCCCGGGTCGTCAGCTGCGGCTGCGCAGACGCTGTTGGACGAGTTGGACGCGATATAAGCAAGCGGGACAAACGGAGAGACAGCGCGGGGTGGGACGCTGCCCCCGCGGAACTACTCGATTTTAAACACGGCTTCTTCGATACCTTCGCTCCGACACTCCGGACAGCGCGAGGGGTAGTTCACGGGGTCGTCGAAGGCGCTGAACCCGCAGTTCCGGCACTCTGGTGGAGCGACGAGGAACTGCTCGCCGTCCTGACCGTGGACGGAACGGGCGACGTGTTGGAGGTGACCGTAGACGGAGGACACCGAGACGCCGACGTTCGCCGAGAGTTCGGACGCGGTTGCGGGGTCGGCACGGAGGGCATCAGCGATGCGCTGGCGTGTCGTCGTGGTGGTCTCCTGGTCTGTCATACTGCTCGCTTAGATGGCGAACGGAAAATTCCTTCCGCCGTCTCAGTGTTACACACCTTCCGTCATCCCCTTGCCGAACCCCCGCGACTATCCCATCGTCGAAATGTCAAGAGTATAGAGAAGATGCAAAAAGGCCTTGACCACGTGGTGGGATTTCAGAGTATGAAGGCAGTCGTCCTTGCTGGTGGTTACGCGACCCGTCTGTGGCCTATCACCAAACACCGACCGAAGATGTTCTTGCCCGTCGGTGACCAGACCGTTATCGACACTATCTTTGAAGACCTCGAAGCCGACGACCGCGTCTCTGAGGTGTTCGTGAGTACGAACGAGCGATTCGCCGACTCGTTCGAGGAGTACATCGCCGACTCGTCGTTCGAAAAGCCGACGCTCTCTGTCGAAGACACCAGTGCCGAAGACGAGAAGTTCGGCGTCGTCGGGGCGCTCGAACAACTCATCGACCGTGAGGAAGTCGACGAGGACCTCGTCGTCATCGCGGGTGACAACCTCATCAGCTTCGACGTTGCGGACTTCGTGGACTTCTTCTACGAAAAAGACGAGCCGTGTCTCGCCGCCTACGACGTACAGGACCGAGAGCGCGCGAAGTCCTACGGTCTCGTCGAACTCGACGGCGACCGCGTCGTCAACTTCCAGGAAAAGCCCGACGACCCGAAGAGCACGCTCGTTTCTATCGCGTGCTACGCGTTCCCGGCTGAGGACCTGCCCAAGTTCGACGAGTACCTCGCGGGCGACAACAATCCCGACGAACCCGGCTGGTTCATGCAGTGGCTTCAGCAGAACGGCGACGTGTTCGCGTACACGTTCGACGGCGCGTGGTTCGACATCGGTACGCCCCAGAGTTACCTCGATGCAGTCGCGTGGTATCTCGACGGCGAGAACTACATCCACGATACCGCGACGCTGAACAACACCGAACTCGGAACGAACGTGCACGTCATGGCCGACGCCGTAGTCGAAGACTCCACGCTCGACGAGTCGGTGGTCTTCCCCGGCGCGATTGTCCGTAACGCGGAACTCAAGAACTCCATCGTCGACGAAGAGACGCACATCGAGAACCTCGACCTCTCGAACGCGCTTATCGGTGCGCATTCGAAGCTGACGAACGGACAGTAACTTCCGTTTTCAGCGTCTCTCGCGTTTTTAGAAATGGCCGTCAAATAAGTGACTTCAGCCGAGATAGGCGTCAGTAATCCGGAGTCGACCGTGGGTTCCCTCCCACACCTTCTCGTACTCCAGTTCGATAGGGCGGTCCATGTGCGGAGCGTCGGTAACGAGCGTCTCGAACTCGCCGCCTTCGCCGAGGATGTGGACGCCGTACTGTTCGTTGAGTTCCTCTAATTCGTCGAGCGCGTCGGCGTCGAGCGTCCGGCCGAGCCACGATTCGTCGAGACCGTGAGCCGCGACTTGGATGAGCGTAATTTCGAAGCCGGCGTCGAGCATCGCCTCGCCGAGTTCCCGCGGATTTTCCTGCCACAGCGGGGCGAACAGGTCGATGCCGAGACGGTCGCACATCCCTTCGAT
It includes:
- a CDS encoding type 1 glutamine amidotransferase domain-containing protein, whose translation is MTAALFIVSEEGYWGEECIEPLTTLSDAGVDVTVATPTGAPPVIDERSVDPDSVGKEFAEHILDVHETDERLQNPEKIAQVDANDYDAVVFPGGHGTAWDINQDRHARQALLQAVAGDGSKALVVCHAVGILGFTREADGSFLVDGREVTGFPNEWEEDILDDDDLMPDGRKLPYWVEDEVKAAGGIWDAELDSETSVTVDGDLITARGPGSSAAAAQTLLDELDAI
- a CDS encoding transcriptional regulator encodes the protein MTDQETTTTTRQRIADALRADPATASELSANVGVSVSSVYGHLQHVARSVHGQDGEQFLVAPPECRNCGFSAFDDPVNYPSRCPECRSEGIEEAVFKIE
- a CDS encoding sugar phosphate nucleotidyltransferase; its protein translation is MKAVVLAGGYATRLWPITKHRPKMFLPVGDQTVIDTIFEDLEADDRVSEVFVSTNERFADSFEEYIADSSFEKPTLSVEDTSAEDEKFGVVGALEQLIDREEVDEDLVVIAGDNLISFDVADFVDFFYEKDEPCLAAYDVQDRERAKSYGLVELDGDRVVNFQEKPDDPKSTLVSIACYAFPAEDLPKFDEYLAGDNNPDEPGWFMQWLQQNGDVFAYTFDGAWFDIGTPQSYLDAVAWYLDGENYIHDTATLNNTELGTNVHVMADAVVEDSTLDESVVFPGAIVRNAELKNSIVDEETHIENLDLSNALIGAHSKLTNGQ
- a CDS encoding diphthine--ammonia ligase; translation: MTSEWVSLFSGGKDSSWALYRALEEGLNVTRLLTVHPSDDSYMYHVPATDLASLAAESTGIELVEVHPGDLEATDVEDSGAQGDAELEPLEAALSDLQSEIDLAGVTAGAIESEFQTNRIEGMCDRLGIDLFAPLWQENPRELGEAMLDAGFEITLIQVAAHGLDESWLGRTLDADALDELEELNEQYGVHILGEGGEFETLVTDAPHMDRPIELEYEKVWEGTHGRLRITDAYLG